In Rosa chinensis cultivar Old Blush chromosome 1, RchiOBHm-V2, whole genome shotgun sequence, a genomic segment contains:
- the LOC112163847 gene encoding uncharacterized protein LOC112163847, with amino-acid sequence MSASIRARVSSQMAYKVKRAALLEVDCSIKYQFSMLRDYGNELIRADPDTTVDIKCDFSITSKNPVFKRMYICLGALKNGIKAGCRSVIGLDGAHLKSAFGGQLLIAVGLDANDTSWVIAYAMVEMENKDSWIWFLQLLCKDLEIEEYGAGWVFISDKQKGLKPAFEEVVPSAHIRFCVRHMWTNFTKLFPGKVMKDQMWKCAKSTTMPYYLNDMEEMKALDEDAYNWMTARKKPLVIMFEEIRLKLMKRIQVLEKSKAKAATNCTPTFNGEDEAEVENIEGNKNVVNLRLRTCSCRRWDLTGIACKHAVSAINFLRQDLDEYVADCYFKKRYMAIYSNFIKAVNSMDLWGRYEDPPILPPTYSRQPAEGKLGRQQRSLKCGNCHQVGHNVKTCQRHLPPKENKKRKVNNEEGQGSDQAKRGKKGSMSANELRKKARERAEYQRVIS; translated from the exons ATGTCTGCCAGTATTAGAGCAAGGGTTTCAAGCCAAATGGCTTATAAGGTTAAAAGGGCAGCCTTGCTAGAAGTTGACTGCTCTATAAAGTATCAGTTTTCAATGTTAAGGGACTATGGAAATGAGCTGATAAGGGCTGATCCAGATACTACAGTCGATATTAAGTGTGATTTCAGCATTACTTCCAAGAATCCCGTCTTTAAAAGAATGTACATTTGCTTGGGAGCCCTCAAGAATGGAATCAAGGCTGGATGTAGAAGTGTGATTGGCTTGGATGGTGCACACTTGAAAAGTGCTTTTGGGGGACAGCTTTTGATAGCAGTGGGGTTGGATGCCAATGACACAAGCTGGGTGATTGCATATGCAATGGTTGAGATGGAGAATAAGGACTCATGGATCTGGTTTTTGCAACTATTATGCAAGGACTTGGAGATCGAGGAATATGGAGCTGGGTGGGTTTTTATTAGTGACAAGCAAAAAGGGCTCAAACCGGCATTTGAGGAGGTGGTCCCAAGTGCACATATCAGGTTCTGTGTAAGGCACATGTGGACTAACTTTACCAAACTTTTCCCTGGAAAAGTGATGAAGGACCAGATGTGGAAGTGTGCCAAGTCCACTACTATGCCTTACTATCTTAATGACATGGAGGAGATGAAAGCCCTTGATGAGGATGCTTACAATTGGATGACAG CTAGAAAAAAGCCACTAGTCATCATGTTTGAAGAAATAAGATTGAAACTTATGAAGAGGATTCAG GTGTTGGAGAAGAGCAAGGCGAAGGCTGCAACCAATTGCACTCCTACATTCAATGGTGAGGATGAAGCTGAGGTTGAGAATATAGAAGGAAACAAGAATGTTGTGAATCTAAGGTTGAGGACATGCAGCTGCAGGAGGTGGGATTTGACTGGAATCGCATGCAAGCATGCAGTTTCAGCTATAAACTTTCTTAGGCAAGACCTCGATGAGTATGTTGCTGATTGTTATTTCAAGAAGAGGTATATGGCTATCTACAGCAATTTCATCAAGGCTGTTAACAGCATGGACTTATGGGGAAGATATGAAGATCCACCAATCTTACCTCCAACATATTCAAGGCAGCCGG CTGAGGGTAAGCTTGGAAGGCAGCAGAGATCCCTCAAGTGTGGGAATTGTCACCAAGTAGGCCATAATGTTAAAACTTGTCAAAGGCATTTGCCGCCAAAGGAAAACAAGAAGAGAAAGGTCAACAATGAAGAAGGTCAAGGTTCTGATCAg GCCAAGAGAGGGAAGAAAGGTTCTATGTCTGCAAATGAATTGAGGAAGAAAGCAAGGGAGAGAGCAGAGTATCAAAGA gtgatctcctga